The following is a genomic window from Sphingomonas sinipercae.
GCGATGCAGGTGGACGACCACATATTTCATTTCGGCATCGTCGACGGTGCGCTGGGCGGCGCTTCGCCAAGCATCCTCGGCCTCCGCATAGCTGGCGAACAATCCGACGACGTCGAGGGTCTTGAGGTCGACGAAATCGAGGCCGCGCGGGTCCTTCACGCGGCCTCCGAAGACGAGATGCAATTTGCTCATGGCCGGACGGCTAGCACATTTCTGGCTTCAGAGAAGCGCTAGCGGTTCCCGGCCTCGTCCTTGAACGCGCCGACGGCGGCCTGGGCCGTCTCGCGCGCGGCCTGGGTCGCGCGCTCGGCAAGCGAGTCCGGCGCCAGTCCGAGTTCGCGCAACTTGTCGCTACCGACCTTGCGCGCGGTTTCGGCGGCGCTTCGGGCGGCATTGGCGACGCGATCGCCGACCGGCTTGGCGAGTTCGCGCTCGCGGCGGCTGACCGGCAGCAGGGCCGCGATCAGTGCGCCGGCAGCAGCGCCGGCGGCAAGCGCGATCAGCGGCGCCTCGTCCAGCGTATCGCTGGCCTTGCGGCCGACATCGCCGGCGCTGTCGCGCGCCGTTTCATAAGCGCTCAGCGCGCGCTGCCGCAGGTCCTGCGACGATCCCGACTGGCCGCTGGTTCCGGCCGCGTTGCTGTTGGTGTCGCTCATCATTCACTCTCCACTTTTTCCGTCTTTTCGATGTTGTCGGAATCCGCTTCCCCCTTGCGCCGGCCGATCAGCTTGGAAGCAAAATCCCACAAAGGCTCGCGGGCCAGGAACACGGCAAGCGCGGCCACCGCGCCGCCGGCGGCATAAGGCCGCTTCCGCACCGCATCGACCGCGTCTTCGGCAAGGTCAGCGCCCTTCGACTTGGCGCCCGACCACGCGTTTTGCGCAAGCGTTCCCGGCGCCACGCGGTGCTGCAGCTCGTGCAGCGTCGCCATGAAGCGGGCCTGCGCCTGCTCCGCGTCGGCCTTAGCGGCCAGCAGGTGCGGCGAATCGCTCATGGCTTAGCTCTCAGCTTTTGAACGCCGATCCAGGCCAGCAAACCGGCGGTGCCGGCAACCAGCACAAAGGCGACGAGGCCCGCCAGCACGGGCTGCATGATCAGCGCGAGCCCAACGAAGATGGTGAACGCCAGGACGTTGATCGCCGCGATGCCGATGAGCAGCGCGCCTGCGAACAGGATTGCTGGGACCTTGAACGCATTCGCGCGCTCCGAAGCGATCGTCT
Proteins encoded in this region:
- a CDS encoding DUF4170 domain-containing protein, with amino-acid sequence MSKLHLVFGGRVKDPRGLDFVDLKTLDVVGLFASYAEAEDAWRSAAQRTVDDAEMKYVVVHLHRLLEPETDTRDTQRSNA
- a CDS encoding DUF3618 domain-containing protein; amino-acid sequence: MSDSPHLLAAKADAEQAQARFMATLHELQHRVAPGTLAQNAWSGAKSKGADLAEDAVDAVRKRPYAAGGAVAALAVFLAREPLWDFASKLIGRRKGEADSDNIEKTEKVESE
- a CDS encoding phage holin family protein; amino-acid sequence: MLKPTDPSPPTSERPIGEIVRELVDDGKAYARAEVNVAKTIASERANAFKVPAILFAGALLIGIAAINVLAFTIFVGLALIMQPVLAGLVAFVLVAGTAGLLAWIGVQKLRAKP